DNA from Gemella massiliensis:
AATATATTAAATCCATTCTATTATTCATCATTATTAAATTGTTTCTGTATTCTTTATCCATTTAGATAATGTAGAATGACTTACTTTTAATATTTTGGCACCTTCTCTTAGTGATATTTTCCCGGCGTTATGGAGGTTATAAATATCCATATAATTTTTTGGTTTTGTAATTGTCGGTCTCCCAAATTTTTTCCCCTTCTTTTTAGCCTCTCTTATTCCTTCCATTTGTCTTTTATGAGTATTTTCTCTTTCTATTTGTGCTACATACGATAATATCTGTAACACTATATCTGACAGAAATTTTCCGGTTATATTATTTATCTTATCCCTTGTATCTAAAAGTGGAAAATCCAATACTATAATATCTACTTCTTTCTTTTTTACCAAATAATTCCATTCATTTATTATTTCTTCATAATTTCTTCCCAACCTATCTATTGATTTCACAAATAACTCATCACCTTTTTTTAATTTTCTAATAAGACGTTTATAACTTTTTCTATTAAAATCTTTCCCCGAAACTTTATCAATAAATATATTATTTTCTTGTATATTCTACTTTTCCATTGCGACCAACTGCCTTTCAATATTTTGGTCTTTAGTTGATACTCTAACATATCCATATTTCATTATTATCCTCCTACAATAGTATAAGCATATATTTTACAATTAAAATATGTACTTAATATAATATTTTCTTTAATTATATAATGTAACATATTATCTAGTATTCATTTGTAACTTTTATATTTTTATTCAATAAAAAAGTTATATAATAAACCGATATTTAAAACTTCAACCAAGATTTAAATAAAGAATTAATAAAGAAATTAAATTGAAATTAAATCCATTATTCATAAAATTATTTATTATCATAACCGATACTGCCGAAACAAAATTAAATACGATATGATTAGTAATAGCAACTAAAAGCTAACCATGACTAGCGAAATTTTCAACTTTATATTCTTTAAATAATAAATTTTTTTATTACAACAACACCTTATCCCTTGAATAATATATCCGAAAGTAATACAATAAAAATAGAAAATATTTCACCGAGGCGAAATATTATGAACGTTATAATTTTTTAAACTTTATAAGAATAAGCAAACTAAAATCTTTAGAGGTACTATTCTTAATTAAAAAAATTATTGTTTAATTGTATAAAATTTCAAATAAAAAGGAGATATACTATGGGATGTACAACTATTCTTGTCGGAAAAAATGCCAGTTTTGATGGTTCTACAATGGTCGCACGTACGGAAGATTCACCATCGGGAGTTTTTAGAGCTAAAAAATTTATAAATGTTTCACCTGAAGAACAACCACGTAAATACAAATCTGTAATTTCAAAAGTAGAAATAGATTTACCTAACAATCCTGTTCGTTACACTGCTGTACCTAATGCAATTTTGGATAATGGTATTTGGGGGCAATGTGGTGCAAATGAATATAATGTATCTATGAGTGCTACTGAAACTATTACTTCTAATGAACGTGTTTTAGGTGCCGATCCTCTTGTAGAATATAAACCGGCTATCGGTACTCCGGGTGATGCGAACTATAAACCGGAACAACTTGGCGGTATAGGTGAGGAAGATATTTACACCATCGTTATGCCATATATCACAAGTGCACGTGAGGGCGTAACATTTTTAGGGAATTTATTAGAAAAATATGGTACTTACGAAATGAACGGCATCGCCTTCCAAGATGAAAATGAAATTTGGTGGTTAGAAACTATCGGCGGTCATCACTGGATGGCACGTCGTGTTCCGGACGATAGCTACGTTATTATGCCAAACCAACTTGGAATTGATAAATTCAACTGGAAAGATGCTTACGGTGCTAAAAAAGAATTTATGTGTTCAGCTGACCTGAAAGATTTTGTAAAAAAATATCATCTTGATTTATCTATAGATGGAGAATTTAATCCACGTCATGCTTTCGGTAGCAGAAGTGATGCCGATCATACTTACAATACTCCTCGTGCTTGGATACTTCAACGTTATTTCAACCCAACGTCAAATACTTATGATGGAATTAATGCTGATTACCGTCCCGATTCTGATAATATTCCTTGGGCGAGAGTTCCTGAGAAAAAAATTACGGTTGAGGATATAAAATATGCACTATCACATCATTACCAAGGAACAGAGTACGATTCTTATTCAAAAGATATTCATTCAGTGAAAAAAGGAAGCCTTCGTCCAATCGGTATTAACCGCACGAACTTCTTAGGCTTAGTCCAAATCAGACCGTATATGCCTGATGAAATAAAATGTATTCAATGGTTAGCGATCGGTTCTTGTGTCTTTAATGCAATCGTACCGTTTTACACAAATATAAATCGTACACCGGAATATTTGGCAAATACAACTAACGAAGTTACAACAAATAACTTTTACTGGACAAATCGTCTAATAGCTGCACTTTCCGATGCTCATTTTGCAGATACCGCATCACCTGTCGAACGTTATCAACTAAAAGTTCAATCTCAATCGACAGCATTAATAAATAAATATGATGAAAAATTTATTACGGAAAAAATTTCAAACAATGATGCAAAAGATTTCTTAGAAAAAGCTAACGATGAAGTCACACGTGCCCTTAAAGTCGAAACAGATATTCTGTTAAACGATGTACTATATGTAGCAAGTTGTGAAATGAAAAATAAATTCTCAAGATCTGATGCGTAAATATATCAAAAATATCAAAAGAGCCATGTGATTTTAATATCACATGGCTCTTGAAAGGAGAACGGCTCATGAATGTTAATAAGCCGTTAAATATCATGAAAAAAATATTATTAACAATTAAGAATTAAAATTTTCTCATCACTCTTCTTGAAAACTAAATTCTTATTTATATGCTCTACACTGTAATTGCTTTATCTTTAATGTACAATCGTGTATTGCATTTTTATTATACGTTTATTATATCTTTTTCACTTTATATGTAGTTTATACCATACCTAATTTAAAACTTAAATTTGTAAAATTATCTAAACTTTAGCGTTTTATGTAATTCAAAGAATTACCAAAGCGTTAGTGCAAAATAAAAAGACTACCTTGCCCTTGGTAATCTTTTAAAGTATAATTAGATTTTTAATTTAAAGGGACAAAAGGTGTACCCCGGAGTTATTCCGGGATACATTAGAGCTAGACGTCGTAGCCTTTTCCTACGCATTTCAAGCACTCTTTTGCCTTCTAAAACTAGTTTAATTGCTGTATGTGTTGTTTTGTTGTGTGTATGTAGTATGTTATTGTTGTATGAAAAAATTTTTATTAAACTAATTCTATAATAACTGTTTCTGCACCATCACCTTTACGTGGCCCAACACGTAAAATACGAGTATATCCACCATTACGGTCTTGATATTTAGGTGCTACTTCTTCAAATAATTTTTTAAGAGCTAATTGACTCTTACCTTCTTCAGTTGCTACTGCAACAGGTTGAATGAACTTAGCCGCATTACGTCTTGCTGCCAAATCACCTTTTTTACCTAATGTAATCATTTTTTCTGTTAATGAACGAACTTCTTTCGCTCTTGTAACAGTTGTTTCAATTCTACCATGTACTAGTAGAGCAGTTACTAAGTTTCTTAACATCGCTTTTCGGTGAGCTGATGTACGTCCTAATTTTCTGTAACCCATTAGTATGCCTCCTTTATTTTAGTTTATTCTTCTCTAAAGCCTAATTCTAAATCCGCCAGTTTAATTCTAACTTCATCTAGTGATTTACGCCCTAAGTTTCTTACTTTAATCATTTCTTGCTCTGTTTTGCTAGCTAATTCTTGAACTGTATTTATACCTGCACGTTTTAGACAGTTATAACTACGTACTGATAAATCAAGTTCTTCGATTGACATTTCCAACATTTGAACTTTATTATCTTCTTCTTTGGCTACCAATATATCAGCAGCTTTTGCTTCTTCCGACATTTCCATAAATAACTCTAAATGAGAAATAAGAATTTTCGATGCTAGTGCCAAAGCGTCGTTAGCTGTGATTGTACCATTTGTTGTTACATCTAAAATAAGTTTATCAAAGTCTGTACTTTGTCCTACACGTGTTTTTTCAACTGTATAGTTTACTTTAGATACCGGTGTGTAAATAGAATCAATTGGAATTACTCCGATAGCTAAGTCACGTTTTTTATTTCCGTCAGCCGGAACAAAACCACGACCTTTTCCTACTGAAATAATCATTTCAAATTGTCCACCTTCTGCTACCGTAGCAATATGCTGATCTTTGTTAATTACTTCAATATCAGAATCAATAGCAATATCTTCAGCTGTTACTAGTGCCGGACCTTTTATATTAATAGATACTTCTTTATCTTCTTCTGAATGAATTTTGAATGCAATGTTTTTAACATTCATAATTATTTCAGTTACATCTTCTACTACACCTTTTATAGCTTGAAATTCGTGTTGAACTCCTTCTATATCAATACTTCTAGCCGCTGCTCCCGGTAATGATGAGATTAACATTCTTCTCAATGAATTACCTAATGTAGTCCCATATCCACGTTCTAACGGTTCTACTACAAAGCGACCAAATCGTTTGTCATCTGATTCTTCGATGATATGAATTTTTGGTTTTTCTATTGCTAACATTATGTTAAACCTCCTAAGTTTAGTCTACGTTATTACTATACACGACGACGTTTAGGTGGGCGACATCCATTGTGAGGGACTGGAGTTACGTCTTTAATTGATGTAACTTCTAATCCGGCAGATTGTAATGCACGAATAGCTGCTTCACGTCCTGCACCTGGTCCTTTAACTGTTACATCTACATATTTCATTCCATGTTCCATAGCTTGTTTAGCTGCTGCTTCACTTGCCATTTGTGCTGCGAATGGAGTAGATTTTCTTGAACCTTTAAATCCTAATGCTCCTGCACTTGACCATGATACTGCATTACCATGTTCATCTGTAATTGTTACTATTGAGTTATTGAATGTAGAACGAATGTGTGCTATACCGTTTTGTATATTTTTTTTCACACGACGTTTACGTGATTGTTGTTTACGAGCCATAGTTTATTTTCTCCTCCTATCCTAATTATTTTTTCTTGTTCGCAACTGTTTTCTTAGGACCTTTACGAGTACGAGAGTTGTTCTTAGTATTTTGTCCTCTTACCGGTAGTCCACGACGATGACGGATTCCTCTGTAGCATCCGATTTCCATTAGACGTTTAATGTTTAATGAAACTTCACGACGTAGATCACCTTCTGTTTTATAGTTATCTACAGCTTCACGAATTTTATCTAGTTGTTCACCTGTTAAGTCTTTAACTCTCACATCTTCAGAAACACCAGCTTCTTTTAAGATTTTTTGAGAAGTTTTTAAACCTATACCATATACATAAGTTAATGATATTACAACTCGTTTTTCACGAGGTATATCGACTCCTGCGATACGTGCCATTAAGTTTGCACCTCCTAATTAATTATCCTTGTTTTTGTTTATGTTTTGCATTTTCGCAAATCACTAATACTTTACCACCACGACGAATTATTTTACATTTGTCACATATTTTTTTTACTGATGGTCTTACTTTCATCGTTATTTCCTCCTTGAGTTTATAACTTACTTGAATCTATAAGTTATTCTACCTTTTGTCAGGTCATACGGACTCATTTCTACTGTAACTTTATCCCCTGGTAAAATTCTTATATAATTCATTCTGATTTTTCCAGAAACATGAGCTAAAATAATATGACCATTTTCTAATTCTACTTTAAACATTGCATTTGGCAAGTTTTCTACTACTAAACCTTCTACTTCAATGACATCTTTTGCCATATTTTTCCTCCCTGACTATTTCAGTTTGTCTAATATATTTTGCACGTCTTTGAACACTACCTTGATGTCTTGATCACCGTTAATATTTTCAACTACATCTTCTTTTTGACTATAAAAGTCTAATAATGGTTTAGTTTGTTTAATATTTACTTCTAAACGATTTGCAACTGTTTCTTCGTTGTCATCGCTACGTTGGTATAACTCTCCACCATCTTTATCACAAACACCTTCAACTTTTGTCGGATTGAAGATTAAGTGATATGTAGTGCCACATTGCTTACAGATTCTTCTACCTGTTAATCTTGGTAATAAGATAGTCGGATCTACATCAATGTTTAATACTTTATCAATTTTTCTATTAGTTTTTGCTAAAATTTGATCAAGGGCTTCAGCTTGTTCTACTGTTCTTGGAAAACCGTCAAGTAAAAAGCCTTCTTTTGCATCTTCTTGATTCAATCTTTCTTCAACTAATCCTATAGTTACGCTGTCAGGAACAAGTTGTCCTTTATCAATATAACTTTTTGCTTCTTTTCCAAGCGGTGTCTCATTTTTAATCGCAGCTCTAAACATATCTCCTGTTGAAATATGCGGAATTGGATAATTCACTTTGATTTGATCTGCCTGAGTTCCCTTTCCTGCCCCCGGCAATCCCATTAGAATAATATTCATCATAATTTATTTACCACCTTTTCTTCCTGTAATAAAACTTCTGTAATTTCTTTCTGTTAATTGTGTACTAAGTTGCTTAACTGTTTCTAGTGCTACACTGACAACAATTATTAAACTTGTTCCACCGATATGAACAGAAGCCGGTAATTTAGCTAAATTGGTGAATATTGTTGGAAGAACCGAAACAGCTGCTAGGAATATTGAACCTACAAATGTTAATCTATATAAAATACCTGTAATGTATAGTTCAGTTTTTTTACCTGGTCTAACCCCTGGAACAAAACTTCCTTGTTTTCTTAAATTGTCCGCCATTTTCTCAGGGTTAACTTGAACCATTACGTAGAAGTAACAGAACGCAATAATCAATGCTACATATAATGTTAAACCTAACCAATGACTGAAATCAAAGTATGATACTACTTTTTGTAGTTTTTCATTGTTTGGAGCGAAGATTGCTATTGTTCTAGGTAACTGTAAAAATGCAATAGCGAAGATTACCGGAATAACCCCTGCACTATTTACTTTTAACGGCAAGTAAGTTGATCTTGCACCTAACATTCTACGCCCTGCTCTTGCTTGTGAATATTGAATCGGGATTTTACGAATAGCTTCTTGGATATAAACAACCGCCGCTACTATTAAAATAACTATCAATGCAACTATCACAATTTTCAAAATTGCAAGAGTAAGATTCTCAGCATCTTTAATTTGTGATTCATAAATTTGAACAAATTCCGTCGGCATACGAGCGATAATTCCTGCTAAAATGATAATTGAAACACCGTTACCTACACCATATTGAGAAATTTGGTCACCTAACCATAATAATAATGCAGTACCTGCTGTTAATACTAAAGCCACTGTTATAAATCCTATAATTGATGTGTCTTTAATTAATCCTTTATACGCATTGTTAAATCCATAAGACATAATAAGCGATTGAATAAAGGCTAAAACAATTGCTAAGATTCTTGTTACCTTTTGAGTTTTTTTCTGTCCTACTTCACCTTGTTTTGACCACTCGGTTAATGTAGGAATAACGTCCATTTGCATAAGCTGAATTACAATAGATGCTGTGATATAAGGCATGATACCCATAGCAAATACAGAAAACTGTTGTAACGCTCCTCCTGCAAATGTATTAAAAATTCCGAATAGACCAGACGCATCTTGATTTTTAAGAACATCTGCATCTACGCCCGGTATTGGTAAGAACGAACCAATACGGAATAAAAGTATACCAAATAAGGTAAATAATATTTTCTTACGAGTTTCTTTAACTCGAAATAAATTAAGTGCTGCATTAAACATTATAGCACCTCGCAGACTCCTCCAGCTGCTTCAATAGCTTCTTTGGCTGAAGATGAAAATTTATGTGCCTGAACGGTTAATTTTCTTTCCAATTTACCGTTAGCTAATACTTTAACACCTGAAAGTTCTTTTTTGATTACTTTTGTTTCCAATAATAGAGCAGGTGATACTACAGTACCATCTTCGAATTTATTTAAATCTTTTAGATTTACAACTGCATAATCTTTTCTGTTTACGTTGTTAAATCCACGTTTTGGAATACGTCTGAATAGTGGGTTTTGTCCACCTTCAAATCCCGGGCGAACCCCGCCGCCACTACGTGCTTTTTGTCCTTTTTGACCACGGCCACTTGTTTTTCCGTTTCCTGATCCAATCCCACGACCTACTCTGTTACGTTCTTTACGAGAACCTTCAACCGGTTGTAATTCATGTAATTTCATTTAGACTAGCACCTCCTTGTATTAATAATTATTTTTCTTCTACTGTTACTAAGTGTGAAACTTTATTAATCATACCGCGAATCGCAGCGTTGTCTTTATGTTCTACTGTTTGGTGCATTTTTTTTAGACCTAGAGCTTCTACAACTTTTTTTTGATTCTTCGGACGACCAATTATACTACGAGTTAGGGTTACTTTTAATGTCATGTTCTATCCCTCCTCTTATCCTAATAATTCTTCTACAGATTTACCACGTAAATTTGCAACGTGTTCTACTGTTTGTAATCTTGTTAAGCCATCAACTGTTGCACGTACCATGTTAATCGGAGTATTAGAACCTAAAGATTTAGATAAGATATTTGAAATACCTGATAATTCTAATACGGCACGCACCGGTCCACCTGCGATAACCCCTGTACCGGGAGCTGCCGGTTTAATTAATACTGAACCTGCACCGAACTGTCCGATAATTTCGTGCGGAATAGTTCCGTTAACTACCGGTACGGTAATTAAATTATGTTTTGCAGCTTCTACCGCTTTTTTGATTGCATCCGGTACTTCTTGAGCTTTACCGGTACCGAATCCTACACGACCATTCTTGTCACCTACTACTACTAAAGCAGAGAAACGAAAACGACGTCCACCTTTAACAACTTTAGCTACACGACGAACGGCAACTACGCGTTCTTCAAATTCTTTTTTGATTTCTTCTTGACGCATCTTGTATATTTCCCTCCTTTATTAGAATACAAGTCCGTTTTCACGTGCTGCTTCAGCTAATGCTTTAACACGTCCGTGATATAAATATCCTCCACGGTCGAAAACAACTTTTGTAATTCCATTTTGTTTTGCTACTTCTGCGATTAGTTTTCCAACTTCTTTAGCTGCTTCAACACTTGATTTTGATACATTTTCAAGTTTTAATGAAGATGCTTGAGCTAGTGTAACACCTTTAGTGTCATCAATAATTTGTGCATAAATATTTGTATTTGAACGATAAACGTTTAAACGTGGTACTTCAGTAGTCCCTTGAACTTTAACACGTACTCTTGCGTGTCTTTTTTTACGAACTTTATTTTTGTCAAGTTTCGTAATCATATTTGAAACACTCCTTTCTGTTATCTATTATTTACCAGTTTTTCCTTCTTTACGACGTACATATTCACCAACATAGCGAATACCTTTACCTTTATAAGGTTCTGGCGGACGTACTGCACGAACTTTTGCTGCATATTGTCCTACTACTTCTTTGTTAATACCTTCGATACTAACTTTAGTGTTTCCTTCAACACCTAATTTGATTCCATCAATTTCTTCAAATTCAACCGGATGTGAATAACCGACGCTTAGCACTAATTTTTTACCTTGCATTTGAGCACGATACCCAACCCCGATTAATTCAAGTTCTTTTTTAAATCCTGTTGACACACCTTCTACCATATTTGCTAAGATAGCACGTGTTGTACCGTGAATTGTACGGTGACGTTTTGAATCAGATGGACGTACTACTGTAATTTCACTTCCTTCAATGTTGAAAGTAATTTCTTTGTCAAATTGTTGTTTTAATTCACCTTTAGGTCCTTTTACTGTTGCGAAGTTATCAGCGATGTTAACTTCAACCCCTGCAGGTATTGTAATAACTTTATTACCTATACGTGACATTTAATTGGCACCTCCTTATAATATTACCAGATGTAAGCTAATACTTCTCCACCTGTATTGTTTTTACGTGCAACTTTATCAGTTACAACTCCATTTGAAGTTGATACGATTGCAATCCCTAATCCGTTTAATACTTTTGGCAATTCATTTGCTTTAGCATAAACACGTAGACCAGGTTTTGAAATTCTTTTAATTCCTTTAATTACTCTTTCGCCTTTAGCGTATTTAAGAGAAATTTTAATAATTCCTTGTTTGTTATCTTCGATGTACTCTACATCTTTGATAAACCCTTCTTCTTTTAATATTTCTGCAATTTGCTTTTTAATGTTTGACGCAGGTACTTCTAATGTTTCGTGTTTTACCATATTAGCATTACGAATACGTGTTAGCATATCTGCGATAGGATCTGTCATTGTCATTAGGATAAATCCTCCTTTCTTCTACTATATTACCAACTTGATTTTTTAACTCCGGGAATTTGTCCTTTGTAAGCTAATTCACGGAATTTAATACGGCTGATACCGAATTTTCCAATGTATCCATGAGGACGTCCAGTTATGCTGCAACGATTGTGCAGTCTAGCCGGTGCTGAGTTTTTAGGAAGTTTGCTAAGTCCGATGTAATCACCTTTAGCTTTAAGTTCCGCTCTTTTAGCTGCATATTTATCAACTAATTTTTGGCGTTTAAGTTCACGTTCTACCATTGCTTTTTTAGCCATGTATTACTACCTCACCTTTCTTATTTTGCAAACGGCATACCACAAAGTGTTAGTAACTCACGAGCTTCCTCATCTGTGTTTGCTGTTGTTACTACTACGATGTCCATACCACGTACTTTACTTACTTTATCGTAATCAATCTCTGGGAAAATTAATTGTTCTTTTATTCCTAGTGTGTAATTACCACGACCGTCAAATGCTTTTTTAGGAATACCGTGGAAATCACGTACACGTGGAAGTGCAACTGTTACTAATTTATCAAAGAATTCATACATTCTTTCTCCACGTAAAGTAACTTTTGCTCCGATCGGCATACCTTCACGCAATCTATAAGTAGCGATTGATTTTTTAGCTCTTGTTATCAACGGTTTTTGACCAGAAATCAAAGCTAATTCAGCTACTGCGTTATCTAGGGCTTTAGAGTTTTGAACTGCATCTCCCACACCCATGTTAATTACTATTTTCTCAATTTTGGGTACTTGCATTACACTTTTGTACTCAAATTTTGTCATTAATTCTTTTGTTATCTCAGTTTTAAATTTTTCTTCTAAACGAGCCATCTAAAATAGTGCCTCCTTTCTTCAACTATTAATTATATTTCTTTTCCTGATTTTTTAGAGATACGAACTTTTTTACCATCTCTAGTTTCAAAACCTACACGTGTCGGTTTACCTGTTTCAGGGTCTTGTAACATTACGTTTGATACGTGAATTGCCGCTTCTTTTTCAACGATTCCACCTTGTGGAGCGTCTTGAGAATTTTTAACGTGTTTTTTGATAATGTTAACACCTTCAACAACTACACGATCTTTTTTAGGTTGTGCTTCAATTACCGTACCGACTTTACCTTTGTCTTTACCAGTAATAACTACAACTTTATCACCTTTTTTAATGAACATTTCTTGCTAGCCTCCTTCTTTATTGTACTTGTATTATTATAATACTTCTGGAGCTAGTGATACGATTTTCATGTAGTTACCGTCTCTTAACTCACGTGCAACTGGTCCGAAAATACGTGTACCACGTGGGCTCTTATCATCACGGATAATTACACAAGCATTTTCATCAAATTTAATATATGAACCGTCATTACGACGAGCTCCTGTTTTTGTACGAACGATTACAGCTTTAACTACATCACCTTTTTTAACAACTCCACCTGGTGTTGCTTTCTTAACAGAACATACAATTACGTCACCGATGTTAGCAACTTTACGCCCTGAACCACCTAGAACTTTGATTGTTAAAACTTCTTTAGCTCCTGAGTTATCAGCCACTTTTAAGCGTGTTTCTTGTTGAATCATGCGCTTTTTGCCTCCTTCTTAGGGTTTATCCTAGTTTTCTTAAATAATAACTGCTTCTTCTACTACTTCTACCAAACGGAAGTGTTTAGTTGCAGATAATGGACGAGTTTCCATTATTTTAACAATATCGTTTAATTTTGCTACATTATTTTCATCATGTGCTTTAAATTTTTTAGAATATTTTACACGTTTACCGTATAAAGGATGTTTTTTGTATGTTTCTACTAAAACAGTAATAGTTTTATCCATTTTATCAGAAACTACTTTTCCAACGTAAACTTTTCTATCGTTTCTCTCAGTCATGTTTGCCTCCTATATTATTTATTCGCTAATTCTCTTTCGCGAATAACAGTTTTCATACGAGCGATTGATTTTCTAACTTGACTAATACGAGCTGTATTTTCTAATTGACCTGTTGCCAATTGGAAGCGTAAGTTGAAAAGCTCTTCTTTTAATTCTTTGATTTTTGCTTCTAACTCTTGTGAAGTTAATTCTCTAATCATAGATTTGAATTCATTTGTTTTCATTATGCTTCACCACCTGTTTCTTCACGTTTTACAAATTTACATTTAACAGGTAACTTATGAGATGCAAGTCTTAGAGCTTCACGTGCAACTTCTTCACTTACTCCAGCAACTTCAAACATCACTCTACCTGGTTTAACTATTGCAACCCATCCTTCTACTGCACCTTTACCAGATCCCATACGAACTTCTAAAGGTTTTTTAGTATAAGGCATATGAGGGAAGATTTTAATCCATACTTTACCACCACGTTTCATATAACGAGTCATCGCAATACGTGCTGATTCAATTTGGCGAGAAGTAACTCGTGATGCAGTAGTTGCTTGTAAACCAAATTCACCAAAGTCTACTACATTTCCGCCTTTAGATTTACCTTTTGTTGATTGTCTATGTTGACGACGATATTTAACACGTTTAGGCATTAACATAAATTAGTTACCTCCTTTTTCAGATTTTTTAGCTGGTAATACTTCACCACGGTTAATCCAAACTTTAACCCCAAGTTTACCATAAGTTGTATCTGCTTCTTCATGAGCATAATCAATATCCGCTCTTAATGTGTGTAGTGGCACTGACCCTTCTGAATAGTGTTCTGCACGAGCGATATCAGCTCCACCAAGACGACCTGATACTTGAGTTTTAATTCCTTTTGCTCCTGCTCTCATAGCTCTTTGGATAGCTTGTTTTTGAGCACGACGGAATGACACACGTGCTTCTAATTGACGGGCAATATTTTCAGCTACTAATTTTGCATCGATATCAACTTTTTTGATTTCAACTACATTAATGTGTACTCTTTTGCCTGTTAGTTTATTTAAT
Protein-coding regions in this window:
- a CDS encoding recombinase family protein, which gives rise to MQENNIFIDKVSGKDFNRKSYKRLIRKLKKGDELFVKSIDRLGRNYEEIINEWNYLVKKKEVDIIVLDFPLLDTRDKINNITGKFLSDIVLQILSYVAQIERENTHKRQMEGIREAKKKGKKFGRPTITKPKNYMDIYNLHNAGKISLREGAKILKVSHSTLSKWIKNTETI
- a CDS encoding C69 family dipeptidase, translating into MGCTTILVGKNASFDGSTMVARTEDSPSGVFRAKKFINVSPEEQPRKYKSVISKVEIDLPNNPVRYTAVPNAILDNGIWGQCGANEYNVSMSATETITSNERVLGADPLVEYKPAIGTPGDANYKPEQLGGIGEEDIYTIVMPYITSAREGVTFLGNLLEKYGTYEMNGIAFQDENEIWWLETIGGHHWMARRVPDDSYVIMPNQLGIDKFNWKDAYGAKKEFMCSADLKDFVKKYHLDLSIDGEFNPRHAFGSRSDADHTYNTPRAWILQRYFNPTSNTYDGINADYRPDSDNIPWARVPEKKITVEDIKYALSHHYQGTEYDSYSKDIHSVKKGSLRPIGINRTNFLGLVQIRPYMPDEIKCIQWLAIGSCVFNAIVPFYTNINRTPEYLANTTNEVTTNNFYWTNRLIAALSDAHFADTASPVERYQLKVQSQSTALINKYDEKFITEKISNNDAKDFLEKANDEVTRALKVETDILLNDVLYVASCEMKNKFSRSDA
- the rplQ gene encoding 50S ribosomal protein L17 produces the protein MGYRKLGRTSAHRKAMLRNLVTALLVHGRIETTVTRAKEVRSLTEKMITLGKKGDLAARRNAAKFIQPVAVATEEGKSQLALKKLFEEVAPKYQDRNGGYTRILRVGPRKGDGAETVIIELV
- a CDS encoding DNA-directed RNA polymerase subunit alpha produces the protein MLAIEKPKIHIIEESDDKRFGRFVVEPLERGYGTTLGNSLRRMLISSLPGAAARSIDIEGVQHEFQAIKGVVEDVTEIIMNVKNIAFKIHSEEDKEVSINIKGPALVTAEDIAIDSDIEVINKDQHIATVAEGGQFEMIISVGKGRGFVPADGNKKRDLAIGVIPIDSIYTPVSKVNYTVEKTRVGQSTDFDKLILDVTTNGTITANDALALASKILISHLELFMEMSEEAKAADILVAKEEDNKVQMLEMSIEELDLSVRSYNCLKRAGINTVQELASKTEQEMIKVRNLGRKSLDEVRIKLADLELGFREE
- the rpsK gene encoding 30S ribosomal protein S11, translated to MARKQQSRKRRVKKNIQNGIAHIRSTFNNSIVTITDEHGNAVSWSSAGALGFKGSRKSTPFAAQMASEAAAKQAMEHGMKYVDVTVKGPGAGREAAIRALQSAGLEVTSIKDVTPVPHNGCRPPKRRRV
- the rpsM gene encoding 30S ribosomal protein S13; amino-acid sequence: MARIAGVDIPREKRVVISLTYVYGIGLKTSQKILKEAGVSEDVRVKDLTGEQLDKIREAVDNYKTEGDLRREVSLNIKRLMEIGCYRGIRHRRGLPVRGQNTKNNSRTRKGPKKTVANKKK
- the rpmJ gene encoding 50S ribosomal protein L36, which produces MKVRPSVKKICDKCKIIRRGGKVLVICENAKHKQKQG
- the infA gene encoding translation initiation factor IF-1 — encoded protein: MAKDVIEVEGLVVENLPNAMFKVELENGHIILAHVSGKIRMNYIRILPGDKVTVEMSPYDLTKGRITYRFK
- a CDS encoding adenylate kinase; its protein translation is MNIILMGLPGAGKGTQADQIKVNYPIPHISTGDMFRAAIKNETPLGKEAKSYIDKGQLVPDSVTIGLVEERLNQEDAKEGFLLDGFPRTVEQAEALDQILAKTNRKIDKVLNIDVDPTILLPRLTGRRICKQCGTTYHLIFNPTKVEGVCDKDGGELYQRSDDNEETVANRLEVNIKQTKPLLDFYSQKEDVVENINGDQDIKVVFKDVQNILDKLK
- the secY gene encoding preprotein translocase subunit SecY; protein product: MFNAALNLFRVKETRKKILFTLFGILLFRIGSFLPIPGVDADVLKNQDASGLFGIFNTFAGGALQQFSVFAMGIMPYITASIVIQLMQMDVIPTLTEWSKQGEVGQKKTQKVTRILAIVLAFIQSLIMSYGFNNAYKGLIKDTSIIGFITVALVLTAGTALLLWLGDQISQYGVGNGVSIIILAGIIARMPTEFVQIYESQIKDAENLTLAILKIVIVALIVILIVAAVVYIQEAIRKIPIQYSQARAGRRMLGARSTYLPLKVNSAGVIPVIFAIAFLQLPRTIAIFAPNNEKLQKVVSYFDFSHWLGLTLYVALIIAFCYFYVMVQVNPEKMADNLRKQGSFVPGVRPGKKTELYITGILYRLTFVGSIFLAAVSVLPTIFTNLAKLPASVHIGGTSLIIVVSVALETVKQLSTQLTERNYRSFITGRKGGK